From Hoeflea sp. 108:
CGCAAACCGGCATCGCATTCGGGCGGCCGGCGATTGGCCACGGCGGAGATGTCGCCGACGAAGGCCAGCCGCGCACTGCGCTGCGGTGGCGGCAAGAATTCGCCCTGCGCCGGCAGGAAGCCCGGAACGTTCCCGCCCAACGACGGCTTCAGGAAGCGAAGCGGCCAGGAAAGCTTGTAGGAGAGAGGATAGTTGGACACGCTGCGCCTGAATTGTCACCCAACCCACCTTACCAGCAAAACATTGTGCGAAGGTGGCCCGGCTATACTTATGCAGCGCGTCGTCTTGGACGCCGGCCGGCCCGTTCCATTGCCAGGCGATAGACCCCGTCGATCTCGCTGACGATCCGCTGCGGGGCAAGCTTTCGCACAAGTGTCTGCCTGTCCTGCGCGCCCAGCGTGGCACGCAACGCATTGTCCCGGAGCCTCAACGCGGCAGCCGTCATGCCCTCGACATCGCCGACGGCAAACAGGCGCTCCTCCGGCAACAGGTCCACCATGTTGCCGACGCGCGTCGACAACACAGCTATTTCAGCCGCCATGGCCTCCAGCGGTGCGATCGGCGCCTGCTCGTCGCGCGACGTCATCAGAAACAGGTCGAAGGCCGGCAGCAGATTCAGAGCATCTTTGCGCTGCCCCGGCAGATGGACTCTGCCCTCAACCTCGGAACCGGCCAAGGCGGCGTTCCAGCCGGGCATCGGCTCGACCCCGTCGATATCTGCGCCGATCACCAGCAGCTCCGCATCGACACCGCCGGCCAGCAACCCGCGCAGCACACCGACCATGTCGAGCTGGTTCTTGCGCTGAGACAGGTGCCCGATCGAGCCGATCAGGAATGCCTCTTCCCGGATGCCCAGGGCGCGGCGCGCCGCGCGCCTGCGTTCGGCGGTTGCGGGCGCGATGCTGCCGGTGTCGAACATGTTCGGAATGAGATGGAGGCGGCGGCGCGAAACCAGCATGTGCCTGGCATAATAATCCGCGGTCCATTTGCTCGGCGCGATGACCTCATGCGCAAACAGCCAGGGCAGCTGGAACTGCCGCGCATGCGCCGTCATGACGACGGGCGTGCCGGCGGCACAGCGGAACACGAGCCCGAACTTGTTGGCCCGGCTGCCATGGGCGTGGACGACGTCCTCGCCCCAGTCGCGAATGGCATAGCCGACGCGGCGAAGTTCGTCCGGCTTGGAGAACAGGTCGGACGTGACCGTCCGGATCGGGCCATTGAACGGCTGGCCTTCGATCCACGAGCCTTTCATCTGGACGAGCATGATGTCGTGGCCGGCGTCGAGCTGGGCCTGGATCAGCATCCTGGAACTCGTTGCCACGCCATTCAGCCCGCCATGGCCGACCAGATGCACGATCTTCATGCGCCCCTCGCATCGGCCGGCAGATGTTCAAACGACGATTGCGCTGGGATCACGTGCTTGCGACCGGTCCGACAGATGGTGCGCGACCAGAAGCCATTAGCCGTGGCTTAAATATGGCAAAAGCCTGCGGCACGGCAACAATCGCATCGTTACACAGGTATAAAGCATAACGACATCAGGCCACTGGCCAGAATGACAAGGAGCGTTAGCTTGTCATGGTTCGACATGAACTTCGGCTCGGAGAACTGCCCATGATGTTTCGAAAACTTGCCGTCACCGCAGCGGTGCTGGCCGGGACGATGGTACTGCCGGCGATAGCCATGGCGGCCGACGCCTTCACCACCGGCAATGTCAACGTCCGCAGCGGCCCCGGCACCGGCTATGCCAAGGTCGGAATGCTGCGTGAGGGCACGCCCGTCGACCTGCGCGGCTGCGAAGGCAACTGGTGCAATGTCTACGGCCCGAGGCTGAGGGGATGGGTCTCGGCCAACTTTCTCTCCGACTATGTCGGCCGCCCGCCGGCAGTGATCGTGGCGCCGACCATCGTCGTGCGTCCGCCGCATTATCGTCCGCCGCACTGGAACCGGCCTCCGAACTGGAATCGCCCGCCCAAGCCACGGCCACCCAGGCCGCGTCCGCCCGGCGCGCACTGCAAGATAGCGCCCGGCTTCCCCTGCCCGCGGTAGGCACTTCCTGACAGCCTGTTGTCAGCAGCAAGAACAGGCATGGGCGCGTGCGCCGGCTTTCCGGCGCCGCGCCCTTTCCATTTGGACCGATACCGCCCATATTCCGCTCATGGCCAAATCTCCCGACAAAAAATCGCCTTCGGCGATCTCTGGACGTGCCGCGAACAAGCGCGGCGGCAATGGCGTGACCGCCTATCTCGACGCGTCCGAACCGCTGCATCGCGATGGTTTCGGCGAGGTGCCTCAGGCTGAGTTCACGGGAGCCCCCTTGTCCGGGTCGATCTCCGACTGGGCCGACGAGATCGCGCGGGAAGCGGAAAAGCCCCAGCCCAAGGCCAAAAAGATCCCCGAGAAGAGCTCGGCGCCGACCCGTTCGGCGCGCGGCACCTCGATGGGTGGCGCTGCCTCCGCCAAGGAACGCGCGGCCGCCGGCCTCAACCCGGTCGCCGGCCTCGACATTTCGCTTGAGGACGCGGCGTCGCTGTCCAATTCAGGCGTCACCGCCACGGTGGCCGCGCTTTCGGCGCTCATCGAGAGCGGCAACCCGCTGCACAAAAACGGCGAGATCTGGGTTCCCCACCGCCCCGCCCGGCCGGAAAAATCCGAAGGCGGCATCCAGATCGTCATGCAGTCGGAGTTCGAGCCGGCCGGCGACCAGCCCACCGCCATCAAGGACCTCGTCGAGGGCGTCGGCAATGCCGACCGTACCCAGGTGCTGCTCGGCGTCACCGGCTCGGGCAAGACCTTCACCATGGCCAAGGTGATCGAGCAGACGCAGCGCCCGGCGCTGATCCTCGCGCCCAACAAGACGCTGGCCGCCCAGCTCTATGCCGAGTTCAAGAAGTTCTTCCCCGACAACGCGGTCGAGTATTTCGTCTCCTATTACGACTACTACCAGCCCGAGGCCTACGTCCCGCGCACCGACACCTATATCGAGAAGGAATCGACCATCAACGAGCAGATCGACCGCATGCGCCACTCGGCGACGCGATCGCTGCTCGAACGCGACGACGTCATCATCGTCGCCTCGGTGTCCTGCATCTACGGTATCGGCTCGGTCGAAACCTATACGGCGATGACCTTCCAGATGCAGGTCGGCGACCGGCTCGACCAGCGCCAGCTGCTCGCCGACCTCGTCGCCCAGCAATACAAGCGCCAGGACATCAACTTCGTGCGCGGCTCGTTCCGCGTGCGCGGCGACACCATCGAGATCTTCCCCGCCCACCTTGAAGACTCGGCCTGGCGCATCTCGCTGTTCGGCGACGAAATCGAGCAGATCACCGAGTTCGACCCGCTCACCGGGCAGAAGACCGGCGACCTCAAGTCGGTCAAGATCTACGCCAACTCGCACTATGTGACGCCGCGCCCGACCTTGAATCAGGCCATCAAGTCGATCAAGGAAGAGCTGCAGCACCGCCTGCAAGAGCTTGAAAAGGCTGGCCGCCTGCTCGAGGCCCAGCGTCTGGAACAGCGCACCCGCTTCGACCTCGAGATGCTCGAGGCCACCGGCTCCTGCGCCGGCATCGAAAACTATTCGCGCTATCTCACCGGCCGCCGCCCCGGCGATCCGCCGCCGACCCTGTTCGAATACATCCCCGACAACGCGCTCGTCTTCATCGACGAAAGCCACGTCACCGTGCCCCAGATCGGCGGCATGTACAGGGGCGACTTCCGTCGTAAGGCGACGCTGGCCGAATACGGCTTCCGCCTGCCGTCCTGCATGGACAACCGTCCGCTGCGCTTCGAGGAATGGGACGCCATGCGCCCGCTCACCATCGGCGTCTCGGCCACGCCGGGACAGTGGGAAATGGAAGAGGCCGGCGGCGTGTTCGCCGAGCAGGTCATCCGCCCGACCGGTCTGATCGACCCGCCGGTCGAGGTGCGCCCCGCCAAGAACCAGGTCGACGATGTCGTCGGCGAAATCCGGGAGACGACCAGGGCCGGCTACCGCACGCTGGTGACGGTGCTGACCAAGCGCATGGCCGAGGACCTGACCGAATACCTGCACGAAAACGGCGTCCGCGTCCGCTACATGCACTCCGACATCGACACGCTGGAGCGCATCGAGATTCTGCGCGACCTGCGCCTCGGCGCCTTCGACGTGCTGGTCGGCATCAACCTGCTGCGCGAAGGCCTCGACATTCCCGAATGCGGTTTCGTCGCCATCCTCGACGCCGACAAGGAAGGCTTCCTGCGTTCCGAAACCTCGCTGATCCAGACCATCGGCCGCGCGGCGCGTAACGTCGACGGCAAGGTCATCCTCTACGCCGACCAGATCACCGGCTCGATGGAGCGCGCGATGGCCGAGACCACGCGCCGCCGCGAAAAGCAGATGGTGTGGAACGAGGCCAACGGCATCACGCCGGAGAGCGTCAAGTCGCGCATCTCCGACATCCTCGATTCGGTCTACGAGAAGGACCACGTCCGCGCCGACATCTCGCAGTTCACCGACGATGCCGGTTCGATGATGGGCAACAACCTCAAGGCCCATCTCGAAGCCCTCGACAAGCAGATGCGCAACGCCGCCACCGACCTCGACTTCGAGAAAGCGGCCCGCATCCGCGACGAGATCAAGCGCCTGCGCGAGATGGAGCTCGCCATCTCCGACGATCCGCTGGCCCGCGAGGTCGAGGGTCAGAGCCCGTCCTCGGGCCGCGAGAAGGGCAAGCACAACAAGGGCGTCGCCAAGCACCGCACCGCCGAGGAGCAGGAGCGTTTCCGCAAGCTCGACGAGGCGCGCGCCGCCGAGGAGGCCGCCAAGGCCGCGCGCCCCAACATGTTCCGCAAGCCCGAACTCGATGAAATGGGCGCCGACGGCACAAGGCCGTCGGGCAAGTCGCTGTTTGCCAAGCCTCATATCGACGACATGGGCCCGGGCACCGACATGACGACGCCAGCCGGCGCCGTGTCGCGCTCGCTGTTCAAGAAACAATCGGCGGCAGAAGCCCACGGCTCCGACTATGGCGTTCCCGACGACGGCAAGTCGCTGTTCAAGAAGAACAACCTCGACGAGATGACCGTCCGCCGCACCGAAAAGCCGGTCGAAGGCGTCAAGCCGATCAAGCGCGCCAAGATCGGCGCCGGCTCCTACGAGGACCCGGCCGAAGCCGCGCGCGAAAAGCGGCGGCCGGGCAAATCAGGACGGCCGGGGAAATAAGCAAAGCAGCTTCACTGAGAGCGGCAAGGAGCGATCGCTAGCACGGCCCTTGATTGTCCTGCGACCCTTGCGTCTGCCGCACCGCCCACTCGATGTTGCCGCGCGAGATGCAGAGATCCTTCAATGCGGCATCGTCCAGGCGCGACAGTCTCCGTGCGGCACCCCATTGGCGAATGGCCGACGCCGCCGAACCGACTGTTACAAGCATGGCGCGGGCGAGCCTGCCGCGACGTGCGGTCCTGCCTTGATTTTCGATCATGGTCGTCATGGCCGGTCTCCAGGGAATGGGAACAGGCTAACGACCCGACTGGCATAATGGAAACGAATGTATATTATGACCTCGATAAGAGGTCCTTATGCCATACAACATCGATATCGCGTTGCTGAGGGCATTCCTGGCCGTGGTCGACACCGGCGGGATGACCAGTTCGGCCAAAGTGCTCAACCTCACACAGGCGGCCGTCAGCCAGCAGGTCAAGCGGCTCGAGGACAGTTTCGGCTGCGCCCTCTTCGAGCGCGACCGCAAGGGCCTGAAACTGACGCCAACGGGCGAGCGCCTTGTCGTCCAGGCGCGCCGCCTCGTCCGCAACAATGACGAGGTCTGGTCGGCGATGAACGAAGCCGAATTCGAGGGAGAAATCCGCCTCGGCATTCCTTCCGATTTCGTCCGTTGCTTCGGCGCTCCCATCCTCAAGCAATTCGACCAGGCCTGGCCGCGCGTGCGCGTGTCACTCATTTGCGACATAACCCAGCGCCTGCTTGAAAAGCTCGATGGCGGCGAGGTCGACCTGACCTTCGCGGTGGAGAAAAAATGCGGCCACAATGGCGAGACGCTGCTGTCCGACCCGTTGGTCTGGGTCGGCGCCAAGGGTGGCCAGGCCTATGAGCGCGATCCGCTGCCCATATCGACTGATGACGAAACCTGCATGCTGCGACCCTTTGCGCTCAAGGCACTGGCAGACCAGGGACGGGTCTGGCGCTGGGTCTGCGAAGACAGCAATTTCGATCCCATCCTGGCGACACTCGACGCCGATATTGCGGTGGCGCCGCTGCTCGCTTCGACCGTACCGCCGGGCTTTGAAATCCTGGGCGAGCGGCATGGGCTGCCGTCCTTGCCGAGCTTCTGGATCAATCTCTATCAGCCGCATGCAGGCCCGACGCGCCTTTCCCAGGAACTGGCATTGCACATACGCGACGTGGTCGGCGCCCGTTCGCAAGTTCTTGCCTGATCCAGCTCGCTGTTTCAGCACAGAACCGCGCGCCTTCGGCCCGCCTCGGCTGCGGTGGAAAAAATGTCGTCGGCCATGTCGACCTGGGCGGACTTCGTTCGTCCTAGTGGCGAGGCATCGGCCGAAGGCGGCCAACGATGCCTGCAACAGACGCCGCAAAAGGCGGTGATTGGCTCGTAACGAGGAACGGAGACTGAAATGTCTGAAGCACAGAAGATCGACTACCCCGCACCGAAGGTTCTTGGCGGCCTGGTCGCCTATCTGCAGGTCGACGGCGCCCTGAAGGCGGCCGAGTTCTACAAGCGTGCCTTCGGCGCCGAGACCATTTTTGCGGTCCCGGCGGACGAAAAGGGACGGACCATGCATGTCCATCTCTACGTCAACGGCTCGTCGATGATGCTGAGCGATGCCTTTCCCGAGCACGGCCATGCGCACGAAAAGGCGCAGGGCTATACCATGCAGCTCATCCTCGGCGACGACATCGACGCCTGGTGGAAGCGCGCTGTGGATGCCGGCTGCGAGGTTGAGGTGCCGCTCGACGTCATGTTCTGGGGCGACCGCTGGGGCCGGCTCCGCGATCCCTTCGGCGTCGCCTGGGCGATGAACGCGCCGGTCAAGCCGGCCTGATCCAAGGCTAGCCGCTGCGCGCCTGAAGGCGCGCAGCACCTCAGCGGTCGTGCGTCTCGCCCGACAGCGGCGTCGCCAGCATCGACGGCCGTTGCTCGAATGCGTCGAACCAGCGCGTCAGCCGCTGCCGCCCGCGAAACGACGGCAGGTCGCGAAACGCCATCCACGACAGCGCGGTCGCCAGCGCGATATGCCCGACATGCAGGGGCGCGTCGGCATCCACGGCGGCTTCGAGCCAGTCATAGGTCGCCTCGATCTTGTCCCGGTAACCCTCGGCAAGCGCCTCGTAGCGCAGTTGCTCGGGCCGCCTTTCGGTTTCCCAGCGCAAGCCGATGCCGGTCTGCGCCAGCCCTTGCGCCACCGCCTGCAGCCGCAGCGCCTGCCAACGGACCTCGCCTTCTCCAGGGATCAGCTTCCGCCCGTCATGCAGCGTGTCGAGATAGGCGCAGATGACATCGGAATCGAGGATCGGCTCGCCGTCCGCCTGCATCAGGACAGGCACTTTCCCCAGCGGGTTTTCGGCATAGACGCGATCATTGCGCAGCGTCGGGCTGGTTTCCTGGTGGATGACCTCGAGCCGGTCGGCGAGGCCCGCCTCGTGGGCGAACACCAGCGCCTTGCGGGCAAAGGGCGAATGGGTCTGGTAATAGAGGATCATCTGCTGTCGCACCGTCTGGCCGTTGTCGTAAGCGGCAATTCATAGGGCAAGGCGGGCGAGAATTGCGCTCTGTTGCGGCCGCCGCGCTGCAAGTTAGTTTCGCCGGACCGCCCCGCCGCGAGCGGCCCCGCCGATCTTTATGCTTTCCCTATAAATCTCCCTGCCGCTGCGTCTCGAACCTTCACGCGGTGCAGCCCTATCTCTGTTCCACCATGAAGCCCGACCCGACATTGGCCGACCGCATCGCCGCTGCAAGAATCCTGCGCGAGCATCATGTCTGGGCGGTGGCAGCGAGCTTCGCGGCGATCGAGGATCGTGCGTTGACCACACGCCGGCGCTTCCAGTCGCTGATGGCAGCCGATGCGCTGCTCGACGCCGTGACGCTGCTTGCCCAAAGCGCCGAGCCGCCGCGCGCCATCGAAACGCTTACCCTGCACGACGGCCGCTGGCAGTGCGCCATGCGCGCCGGATCGTCGGCACGGCTGCGCAAGGCCGAACATGCCGATCTCGCCGCAGCCGTGCTGATGGCTCTGCTCAGGACCTTTCCGCAGCGATCCCGACGCGGCCCAAGGCCGGCGTCCCCTCTCCAGCCCAACAGGAGTTTTTTCCATGACCACTGACCAGCTTCGCCGGCGCCTGTTCGGCGCCATGTCGGCGCTCGTCACCCCCTTCCGGGGTGGCGAGGTCGACCTCGCCGCACTTGCCGCGCTGACGGAATGGCAGATCAGCGAAGGCATCAACGGCCTGGTGCCCTGCGGCACGACAGGGGAAGCGCCGACGCTTGCCTGGCACGAGCGCATCGCCGTCATCCGCACCTGCGTCGCGGTCTCTGCCGGGCGCGTGCCTGTCATTGCCGGAACCGGCAGCAACAGCACCGATGCGACCGTGGCCTTCACGGCGGCCTCGCGCGACTTCGGCGCCGATGCGGTCCTAATCGTCACGCCCTATTACAACAGGCCGACGCAGAGCGGCATCGTCAGGCATTTCGAGACGGTCGCGGCAAAGGTCGACATCCCCATCATCGTCTACAACGTGCCTTCCCGCACCGGCGTCGACCTTGCGCCCGAAACCATGGCGCGGCTCGCCGACATCCCTTCGATCGTCGGCTTCAAGGACGCCACCGGCGACCTGTCGCGCCAGATGGCCCAGTCCCAGCGTTTCGGCAGCCGCTTCGTCGCCCTGTCGGGGCATGACGCCACTGCCTTCGGCTTCAACACCATGGGCGGCAGCGGTACCATCTCGGTCGTCGCCAATGTCGTCCCGCGCCTGTGCGTCGACATGCACGACGCCTGCCGGCGGGGCGACACCCACACCGCCCGCGCCATTCAGCAGCGCCTGCGCCCGCTGATTGCGGCGCTCGAACGCGAGACCAATCCGGTGCCGGTGAAATATGCGCTGCACGCCATGGGCAGGATCCAGCCCGATATGCGCCTGCCTTTGCTCGAGGCCGAGCCGGAGACGGCGGCAGCGATCCGCACTGCCTTGACCGCTTTCGAACCGCAGCCGCGCCTGCGCGCCGCCCGCCCCGCACGCCCGGGGCCCGGCTTCATCAGGCGGCACCTGTGAAATCCCGATGTCCTTGTCCTTCGCCCTCAATCGAAACCCTATGGCGAAGGCCTCGCATCATCAGTGCAGACGCGGTTCGACCGCATCGCTTTGAAAGAACTTCAGGAAAGGCAAAAATCATGGGCAGCGCTGCTCACGACATCCATCCGGCACTCCACAGCCATCGCTTCATGGTCGGCCGCGACGCCTCCGGCCACTGGGTGGTCAGCGACGAAAAGGCCATGGTCGGCGGCATCTTCGCCGACAGGGAATCGGCGGTGCGGTTTGCGCTGGCCGAAAGCGATCATGTGCCCGGCGCGGTGTTCTGCGCCCCCGCCGAAATCACCCTGAGCCTCGATCCGGTCTTTCCGGAGCCTCGTCGCAACTGACGCGCTGGCGTGCCTCGGGCTTATCGGCCCGAGGCACCTCCTCGGCACGGAAGGCGCTGGTCCTGGGAGGATGACACGCGCAATCCGTATGCGAGCCCCGCCACAGCGTGAGCAGCGTCCTGGCAAGCGTCATGCCGCCGACTTCTCCCAGTCCGGAAACGGATCGGCGAGATTGCGCCAGAGTTCGGGGGCAAAACCTTCCGCGTCGACAAGGCAGCTGTCGAGTTCGGCGCGGATGCGCACCTCGTTCATCGGGTGGCAACCGATGAAGACGATCTCCTGCCGCCGATCGCCCCAGACGGGATCGAGATAAGGCTGCATCGCCGCCTGCCATTCGGCATGGTCGGGCCAGCGCGACCTCGGCACCGCGGCCCACCACAGGCCCCGCCTGGCGGTGCGCACCAGGGCGCCGGCCTGGCTCAGCTCGCCGACATGCTGCGGCCGCGTCGCCAGCCAGAAGAAGCCTTTGGCCCGGATCACGCCTGGCCACTCCCTCGATATGAATGCCTTGAGTTTTACAGGGTCGAACGGTCGACGGGCGCGGTAGACGAAGGAGCTGACGCCATATTCCTGCGTCTCCGGCACATGATCTGCGAAACCGTGCAGTTCCTTGAACCACAGCGGATGCTGCTCGGCGCGGTCGAAGTCGAAGCGGCCGGTGTCGAGCACCTCCGCCAGCGGCACCGCGCCAAAATCGACCTCAACCACATGGGCATCGGGGTTCAGCGCCCGGATGATCCTGCGCGCCGCCTCGATGTCGTCGCGGCTTGCCGCCGACACCTTGTTGAGCACCACCACGTCGGCGAACTCGATCTGCTCCACCAAGAGGTCGACCAAAGTGCGTTCGTCGCCCGCGCCGAGCGACTGGCCCCTGTCGCGCAGGAACTCCGACGAGGCATAGTCCTTAAGCAGGTTCGCCGCGTCGACCACCGTCACCATCGTGTCGAGCCGCGCCACGTCGGACAGGCTTTCGCCATGCTCGTCGCGGAACTCGAAGGTCGAGGCCACAGGCAGCGGCTCGGAAATGCCGCTCGATTCGATCAGCAGGTAGTCGAAGCGCCCCTGTTCGGCCAGCTCCCTGACGCTCTTGAGCAGGTCGTCGCGCAGCGTGCAGCAGATGCAGCCATTGCTGAGCTCGACCAGCTTTTCCTCGGTCCGCGACAGGTTGGCGCCGCCATCGCGCAGCAGTGCTGCATCGATGTTCACCTCGCTCATGTCGTTGACGATGACCGCGACCTTGCGGCCTTCCCTGTTGTTGAGAACGTGGTTGAGAAGCGTCGTCTTCCCCGCCCCCAGGAAGCCCGACAGGACCGTCACGGGCAGGCGTCTTGCTGTTCGCACCGGCACGATGCTCTCCTTGCTGCATTTCGATGCGGTATCAATAATGTTATACCATTACAGTCGTCAAGCCATCTTTGGTGCGAAGAAAGCCCGGCTGAGCAACTCCGCCCGTTAGCCGAGCGGCACGGTCAGGCCGGCCTTGACCCGGTCCATCGCGACCAGCGTGCGGAAGCGCTTGATGTTGGGATTGGCGAAGAACAGCCGCCGGGTCAGCGCCTCATATTCAGCCATCGACGTCACCGTCACGATCAGCACGAAGTCGGCCTCGCCGGTGACATAGTAGCATTGCTGCACTTCGGGTGCTGCGGCAAAGCTCGCCTTGACGGCGTCGAGCAGGTCTATCTTCTCGCTCTCGACTGCGATCTCGACGACGATGGTGATCGGTCGGCCGACCTTGCCGGGGTCGATGACGGCGACATTGGCCGAGATCACGCCTGTTTCCTCCAGGCGCTTGATGCGGCGCTGCACGGCCGGCGCCGACAGGTTGACGGCCTCGCCGATCTCGCGTTGCGGCGTGGCGTTGTCGTGCTGCAGGATGTCGAGGATCTTGAGGTCGAACTCGTCAAGTTCGGGCAAGGCGGATCGGATCAAGAGACACCCTCACGAAACAAAATTGCACAAATCGAGCCGGATTAGAGCGCCTTTCTCACTCCGCTTGCAATATCAATGCATCGAGGCAGGAGATTCAGACGCATGCTCATCCGCAACCAGCACCCTGATTATCGCAAGCCGCTTGCATCTGGGGATGCCGAAACCCTCGGTGTCGAGGCGGGTGAAGCCGTCGCGCGATTCCTCGAGCATCGGCCCAATCACCGCGCCACCCCGCTGCGTGCTTTGCCCGCCCTCGCCCGCGATCTCGACGTCGGCGCGATCCAGCTCAAGGACGAAGGCTACCGCCTCGGCCTCGGCAGCTTCAAGGCGCTCGGCGGCGCCTATGCAGTCATCCGCCTGGTGCTCGAAACGGCCGAGGCCAGGCTCGGCCGGCCGGTCGGCATCGACGAGCTGCTCTCCCCTGACGTCGCCAGGATCGCCACGTCGATGACCTTCGGCTGCGCCACCGATGGCAACCATGGCCGCTCGGTCGCGCAAGGCGCCCAGCTTGTCGGCGCACGTTCGGTGATCTTCGTCCATGGCGGCGTCAGCGACAACAGGGTCGAGGCCATTGCCCGCTACGGCGCCGAGATGGTGCGCGTCGCCGGCACCTATGACGATTCGGTCGCCGAAGCGGCACGGGTCTGCGGAGCCAAGGGCTGGACCGTCGTCTCCGATACGTCATGGCCCGGCTACGAACGCATCCCGGGCCTGGTCATGCAGGGCTACACGGCGATCATGCGCGAGGCGCTGGAAAAGCTGCCGCAGCCGCCGACCCATGTCTTCGTCCAGGCCGGCGTCGGCGGCATCGCCGCTGCCATGGCCGCCTATCTCGACGCCCGCCTCGGCGACGAACGCCCGACCTTCGTCGTGGTCGACCCGGCCCGCGCCGCCTGCATCTTCGAGACGGCGCGCGCCGGCGAACCGGTCAAGCTCAATCATGGCGAGCCGACCGTCATGGCGATGCTCGAATGCTACGAACCGTCGCTGCTCGCCTGGCGCATCCTGGCCCGCAAGGCCGACGCCTTCATGACCGTCGAGGACGAGGATGCGGTCGAGGTGATGAACCGGCTGGCGCGTCCGCTCGGCCACGATCCTGTCGTCGTTGCCGGCGAAAGCGGCGCTGCCGGCATGGCCGGGCTGTTCCGCGCCGCCCGCGACCCCGACATGCGCAAGTCCATCGGCCTCGACGCCCATTCGCGCGTGCTGCTCATCGTCACCGAGGGCGCCACCGATCCCGACCGCTACCGCGAGCTGGTCGGGCTGACACCGGCCGATCTCGCCGCCGGCCAGGAGGCCACGGCGAAGTAAGCCAGCAGAATCCCCCTTGTGGGGAGGGAAGGGATCAGGCGTTTGAACCCCATTCGAAACGCCTGCCCTTCCCGCCATGCTGTTGTAATCTGCGCCGGCTAGCTCTTTTCTCCATCCGCAATAGAGAGCCGTCGCCGATGAACCTTGCCATGACCGCACACGCCTCGCTTTTCCCGTCCGAAGCCGAGATCAGCCAGATCCTGGTCGAGCGCATCGACCGGCAGCAACAGGGCGTCGGCATGGTCATAGGCACGTTCGGTCCAGCCGGCCGGCAGGTCGTCGCCCATGGGCGCTTCGGCGCATTCCACACGCGGCCTGTCGATGGCGACACCGTGTTCGAGATCGGCTCGATCACCAAGGTCTTCACCACGCTGCTGCTCGGCGAGATGGTCGGCCGCGGCGAAGTGGCGCTTGACGATCCCCTGGCAAGATACCTGCCCGCATCGGTGACGGTACCGACGCGCGCCGGCCGCCAGATCACGCTGACCGACCTGGCCACCCACACCTCCGGCCTGCCGCGCCTGCCCGACAATTTCGCCCCTGATGACGACGAGAATCCCTATGCCGACTACACGGTCGAGCAGATGTACGATTTCCTCTCGGCCTACCAATTGCCGCGCGACATCGGCGACCACTATGAATATTCCAACCTCGGCATGGGCCTGCTCGGCCACGCGCTCGCCCGCGCCGCCGGCATGGAGTTCGCCCCCCTGCTGCACCAGCGCGTTCTGGCGCCGCTGCGCATGACCTCGACGGCAATCGACGCCACGCCCGAGATGCAGGCGCGGCTGGCGCTGGGCCACGACGCCGACCTGATGCCTGTCGCCAACTGGGACCTGCCGACGCTGGCCGGCGCCGGCGCACTGAAATCGACGGTCGACGA
This genomic window contains:
- a CDS encoding glyoxalase/bleomycin resistance/extradiol dioxygenase family protein, producing the protein MSEAQKIDYPAPKVLGGLVAYLQVDGALKAAEFYKRAFGAETIFAVPADEKGRTMHVHLYVNGSSMMLSDAFPEHGHAHEKAQGYTMQLILGDDIDAWWKRAVDAGCEVEVPLDVMFWGDRWGRLRDPFGVAWAMNAPVKPA
- a CDS encoding glutathione S-transferase, with amino-acid sequence MILYYQTHSPFARKALVFAHEAGLADRLEVIHQETSPTLRNDRVYAENPLGKVPVLMQADGEPILDSDVICAYLDTLHDGRKLIPGEGEVRWQALRLQAVAQGLAQTGIGLRWETERRPEQLRYEALAEGYRDKIEATYDWLEAAVDADAPLHVGHIALATALSWMAFRDLPSFRGRQRLTRWFDAFEQRPSMLATPLSGETHDR
- the dapA gene encoding 4-hydroxy-tetrahydrodipicolinate synthase produces the protein MTTDQLRRRLFGAMSALVTPFRGGEVDLAALAALTEWQISEGINGLVPCGTTGEAPTLAWHERIAVIRTCVAVSAGRVPVIAGTGSNSTDATVAFTAASRDFGADAVLIVTPYYNRPTQSGIVRHFETVAAKVDIPIIVYNVPSRTGVDLAPETMARLADIPSIVGFKDATGDLSRQMAQSQRFGSRFVALSGHDATAFGFNTMGGSGTISVVANVVPRLCVDMHDACRRGDTHTARAIQQRLRPLIAALERETNPVPVKYALHAMGRIQPDMRLPLLEAEPETAAAIRTALTAFEPQPRLRAARPARPGPGFIRRHL
- the zigA gene encoding zinc metallochaperone GTPase ZigA, which produces MRTARRLPVTVLSGFLGAGKTTLLNHVLNNREGRKVAVIVNDMSEVNIDAALLRDGGANLSRTEEKLVELSNGCICCTLRDDLLKSVRELAEQGRFDYLLIESSGISEPLPVASTFEFRDEHGESLSDVARLDTMVTVVDAANLLKDYASSEFLRDRGQSLGAGDERTLVDLLVEQIEFADVVVLNKVSAASRDDIEAARRIIRALNPDAHVVEVDFGAVPLAEVLDTGRFDFDRAEQHPLWFKELHGFADHVPETQEYGVSSFVYRARRPFDPVKLKAFISREWPGVIRAKGFFWLATRPQHVGELSQAGALVRTARRGLWWAAVPRSRWPDHAEWQAAMQPYLDPVWGDRRQEIVFIGCHPMNEVRIRAELDSCLVDAEGFAPELWRNLADPFPDWEKSAA
- a CDS encoding Lrp/AsnC family transcriptional regulator — protein: MRSALPELDEFDLKILDILQHDNATPQREIGEAVNLSAPAVQRRIKRLEETGVISANVAVIDPGKVGRPITIVVEIAVESEKIDLLDAVKASFAAAPEVQQCYYVTGEADFVLIVTVTSMAEYEALTRRLFFANPNIKRFRTLVAMDRVKAGLTVPLG
- a CDS encoding diaminopropionate ammonia-lyase yields the protein MLIRNQHPDYRKPLASGDAETLGVEAGEAVARFLEHRPNHRATPLRALPALARDLDVGAIQLKDEGYRLGLGSFKALGGAYAVIRLVLETAEARLGRPVGIDELLSPDVARIATSMTFGCATDGNHGRSVAQGAQLVGARSVIFVHGGVSDNRVEAIARYGAEMVRVAGTYDDSVAEAARVCGAKGWTVVSDTSWPGYERIPGLVMQGYTAIMREALEKLPQPPTHVFVQAGVGGIAAAMAAYLDARLGDERPTFVVVDPARAACIFETARAGEPVKLNHGEPTVMAMLECYEPSLLAWRILARKADAFMTVEDEDAVEVMNRLARPLGHDPVVVAGESGAAGMAGLFRAARDPDMRKSIGLDAHSRVLLIVTEGATDPDRYRELVGLTPADLAAGQEATAK